TACGTGATAATCCTGAGGTTGCAAGGGCGATCAGCCAGGCGATTGTCGATGCACAGCAATGGACTGCCGATCACCCGGCGGAAACCGCTAAAATCTTCGCGCCTTTTGTGCCGGGCCAGGTACCGATCGACGATATTACCGCCATGCTCAGCGAGCATACGCACCATCATCATTCCACCGGTGAACAGCTGCGCAAAGAGGTGGCGGTGTATGTCAACGAACTGAAGATCATCAACGTTATCCGCCCTGATACTGATGCTCAGCGTTTTGCTGAGCACTATGTGCCGGATCTGTTACCGGCTGCTCAGCATCATATGGCCTGATAAGGAGGCGTGATGTCCAGTGACACTTTTGCACCTCTGAATGCAGCCACCCGTCGCCCGTCAGCCGCCCTGACGCCTGCACTGCTGCTGGCGGGTGTAGCCTGGTGGGCGCTGGCGGCGCTAATGATTGTCTGGCCGGATAAACCAGCGGGCTTTGCGCCGCCGCGCTTTGTCAGTGAAACTCATCAGCTGTTTATTCTGCTCGCCGCATTGCTGACCGTGGCGGCGCTGATCGGCAGGTTACTGAGCTGGCGCCTGCTGCTGGATCCGTTGCAACAGGCAGCGCGCTGGCTGGTTGCGCTGGCGCTGCTGATTGGCCTGTGGGAAATGGTGACCGCCAAACTGGCGCTGTTGCCTGCGCCGTTCTTTGCGCCGCCTCGGGCACTGGTTGAAGCTTATGCCACCGACTGGTTCCGTCTGGGCGACAGCGTGCTGAATTCGTTGCGTCTGCTGGCGCTGGGCTTTCTGTTTGGCAGTCTCAGTGGTTTTGTTACCGGAGTGGCGATTGGCTGGTCTCGCGGACTGGGTTATTGGGTGCATCCGCTACTGCGCTTCCTCGGGCCGGTTCCCTCCACCGCCCTGTTGCCGCTGTCGCTCTACTTCTTCCCTTCCAGCTTCTCCGCCGCCATTTTCCTGATTGCGCTGGCGACCTGGTTCCCGGTGACGGTACTCACCTGGTCTGGCGTCAGCAGCGTCGATAAGCGCTATTACGATGTTGCCCGCACCCTTGGCGCCAGCAATCT
This is a stretch of genomic DNA from Winslowiella toletana. It encodes these proteins:
- a CDS encoding ABC transporter permease; translation: MSSDTFAPLNAATRRPSAALTPALLLAGVAWWALAALMIVWPDKPAGFAPPRFVSETHQLFILLAALLTVAALIGRLLSWRLLLDPLQQAARWLVALALLIGLWEMVTAKLALLPAPFFAPPRALVEAYATDWFRLGDSVLNSLRLLALGFLFGSLSGFVTGVAIGWSRGLGYWVHPLLRFLGPVPSTALLPLSLYFFPSSFSAAIFLIALATWFPVTVLTWSGVSSVDKRYYDVARTLGASNLFLILRVAVPASLPHVFVGLFMGLGASFSVLVAAEMMGVKSGLGWYLQWAQGWAAYANMYGALIVMAVLFSSLITLLFAVRDRLLKWQQNAVKW